The following are encoded together in the Hippoglossus stenolepis isolate QCI-W04-F060 chromosome 12, HSTE1.2, whole genome shotgun sequence genome:
- the slc17a5 gene encoding sialin — translation MSRFSSDVEDEQDTPLLHRGHEDKVHRAPVCCSSRYGLALLSSYGFFVVYSLRVNLSVAMVDMLNNTHQADANHSGTVCPAHANPARPKHNHTASVYDWDSETQGWILGSFFYGYILTQIPGGYLAGRYGPKWLMGFGILGTVFFTLLTPVAADLGASYLIAVRVLEGVGEGVTFPAMYTMWAAWAPPLERSRLLTISYIGAQLGTVISLPLSGEICFYLDWTYVFYVFGANGLVWFILWAFLAFDSPNTHPRISERERLYITNSLKNELSTSAGYIPWRAIVTSRPLWAIVVAHFSYNWTFYTLLTLLPTYMNDILGFSIQQNGLLSALPYLGCAVFAVLSGQIADYLRETCRTPTVTVRKVFSLIGMIGPAVFLVAAGYTGCNYVLAITFLTISSALGGVSASGFNINHLDIAPSYAGILLGITNTFATIPGMVGPVIARALTTNNTIEEWQTVFYIAASINLVGASFYTVFGRGTVQPWAVHTSLPHHGD, via the exons ATGTCTCGGTTCAGCTCGGACGTGGAGGACGAGCAGGACACCCCGCTGCTCCACCGGGGACACGAGGACAAAGTGCACAGAG ctccagtgtGCTGCTCCTCCCGCTATGGCCTGGCCCTGCTCTCCTCCTACGGCTTCTTTGTGGTCTATTCCCTGAGGGTGAACCTCAGCGTGGCGATGGTGGACATGCTCAACAACACCCATCAGGCCGACGCCAACCACAGCGGCACAGTGTGTCCGGCTCATGCCAACCCTGCACGGCCCAAACACAACCACACG GCCAGCGTGTACGACTGGGACTCGGAGACGCAGGGCTGGATTCTGGGCTCCTTCTTCTACGGCTACATCCTGACTCAGATCCCTGGCGGCTACCTGGCAGGCCGCTACGGACCCAAGTGGCTGATGGGCTTCGGAATCCTGGGAACCGTGTTTTTTACACTGCTCACCCCTGTGGCTGCCGACTTGGGTGCAAGCTATCTCATCGCCGTCAGGGTGCTGGAGGGGGTCGGAGAG GGAGTCACGTTTCCTGCAATGTACACCATGTGGGCAGCGTGGGCTCCGCCGCTGGAGAGGAGCCGGCTGCTCACCATCTCCTACATTG GAGCCCAGCTGGGGACGGTGAtatctcttcctctgtctggtGAAATCTGCTTCTACCTCGACTGGACCTacgtcttctacgtgtttg GTGCTAACGGTCTGGTGTGGTTCATCTTGTGGGCTTTTCTCGCCTTCGACAGTCCGAACACTCACCCACGGATCTCAGAGCGGGAGAGACTCTACATCACCAACTCACTCAAGAACGAG CTGTCCACATCTGCAGGCTACATCCCCTGGAGAGCCATCGTGACCTCCAGGCCGCTGTGGGCCATCGTCGTGGCTCACTTCTCCTACAACTGGACCTTCTACACCCTCCTCACCCTGCTGCCCACCTACATGAACGACATCCTGGGATTCAGCATTCAGCAG AATGGTTTACTCTCCGCTCTGCCCTATCTGGGCTGCGCGGTGTTCGCTGTGCTGAGTGGGCAGATTGCAGATTACCTGCGGGAAACCTGCCGCACCCCCACAGTCACCGTCAGGAAGGTGTTCTCCCTCATCG GTATGATCGGGCCGGCCGTGTTCCTGGTGGCAGCGGGTTACACCGGCTGCAACTACGTCCTGGCGATCACCTTCCTCACCATCTCCTCCGCTCTGGGTGGAGTGTCGGCCTCTGGGTTCAACATCAACCACCTGGACATCGCCCCTTC GTATGCTGGAATTCTGCTGGGAATCACAAACACCTTTGCCACCATCCCTGGCATGGTGGGACCAGTCATAGCAAGAGCCCTCACCACAAAT AACACCATAGAAGAATGGCAGACGGTCTTTTACATCGCTGCATCCATCAACCTGGTCGGAGCGTCGTTCTACACCGTGTTTGGCCGAGGGACGGTGCAGCCCTGGGCCGTCCACACGTCCCTGCCTCATCACGGAGACTGA